In Macadamia integrifolia cultivar HAES 741 chromosome 5, SCU_Mint_v3, whole genome shotgun sequence, a single window of DNA contains:
- the LOC122078050 gene encoding F-box/kelch-repeat protein At1g23390-like, whose amino-acid sequence MILTRLTMLDLVAASRVSKAWRHSVSTSLRISPRLKPWFLVYALHYRNHSLTSAFAFDPSSHVWLRIQNTHNFHFTTTTTTTGALRSSGSQNLLYTISTTGFSFSSDPFHLTWHHVKPPLVWRENPIVARLGSGVLVVGGTCDFDDDPLTVEVYDIVSGRWDKCQSMPFLFLDSATSNWISTAVTDNKLYLLEKRSRLFCSFDSETKKWGTTFHLKLISNPNYINPPVAVFESTIGFVDGRLILVGLMGETEDFRGLGLWEVDQDTCECRPIGEMPPEMVEKLRNANSPLSTTRVSIEGGSIYIYDPRNPEKIFFCELNEGICRWGYAVNPMVNDRNFRMQRFVFTSCRVGMGDLHKAVATESRTFTVVESD is encoded by the coding sequence ATGATCCTCACTCGCCTCACGATGCTGGACCTGGTGGCGGCCTCTCGTGTCTCCAAAGCCTGGCGACACTCTGTCTCCACCTCCCTCCGCATCTCTCCTCGTCTCAAACCCTGGTTCTTAGTCTACGCCCTTCACTACCGCAACCATTCCTTAACTTCCGCCTTCGCATTCGACCCTTCCTCTCACGTTTGGCTTCGAATCCAAAACACCCACAACTTCCacttcaccaccaccaccaccaccaccggcGCACTCCGATCCTCCGGCTCCCAAAACCTACTCTACACAATCTCCACGACCGGATTTTCCTTCTCCTCCGACCCCTTCCACCTGACTTGGCACCATGTGAAGCCGCCACTTGTGTGGCGAGAAAACCCCATCGTCGCACGACTCGGCTCCGGCGTACTCGTCGTCGGTGGCACCTGCGACTTCGACGACGACCCACTCACCGTCGAGGTGTACGACATCGTCTCCGGGAGATGGGACAAGTGTCAGTCCATGCCTTTCTTGTTCCTGGACTCCGCCACCAGCAATTGGATCTCCACCGCCGTCACCGACAACAAACTCTACCTACTAGAGAAGCGCTCCCGTCTGTTCTGTTCCTTCGATTCGGAGACCAAGAAATGGGGAACCACCTTTCATCTGAAACTGATCTCCAACCCCAACTATATCAATCCACCTGTGGCTGTGTTTGAGTCCACTATCGGATTTGTCGACGGCCGGCTGATTCTGGTGGGGCTAATGGGGGAAACAGAGGACTTTCGCGGCCTAGGGCTTTGGGAAGTGGATCAAGACACCTGCGAGTGTAGACCGATCGGGGAGATGCCGCCGGAGATGGTGGAGAAGCTGAGGAACGCGAACTCCCCGCTCTCGACGACGCGTGTTTCGATAGAGGGTGGTTCCATCTACATCTACGATCCTCGGAATCCCGAGAAGATATTCTTCTGCGAATTGAACGAGGGGATCTGCAGATGGGGATACGCAGTGAATCCCATGGTGAACGATCGGAACTTCAGGATGCAGAGATTCGTCTTCACGAGTTGCAGAGTCGGGATGGGTGACCTTCACAAGGCTGTGGCGACCGAAAGCCGTACATTCACGGTGGTGGAATCCGACTGA